The Maylandia zebra isolate NMK-2024a linkage group LG1, Mzebra_GT3a, whole genome shotgun sequence DNA segment GCGATGTGGGCAAGAAGTCCTCAGccgaagaggaagaggaggaagaaaaggagTTCggaacagagagaatgagggcGGCAGGTTCCACcatctcctctccctccctctccagtAAGCACTCGGATTTCTCGGAGTCAGATGAAGAGGAGATAACAGTATcttaatttattttgaaaagcgaGTATAGAGTTATAACCCATGATCTGTTTTTATGAGACTGTGACCAGATTAGAAGGAAACTGCCGCTGTGACAAACCATCAACGTCGCCGTTCAAACAAGTTGCACCCATGTTTGTGGCTTCATCAGTGCATGCGCACTGGACAGGATCTGCTACTGAGacacagtttgttgttttgCACAGCTTTGTTGAATTGTACAGTATTTTGTACAAGTTCGTATGGAAGTTTTATGCCAAGAATATTGCGTTACTTTACATTGACATGAATAGAGTTGTTTATTGAAAAATGTAGCTATTTTGTTAATTTATACCAATTTGTTTAATAACTATGTTGTATTATGTgctgtatatatatgtttatttcaccttttgtacaaaaatcaaataaaactaaacaatTCCAAgtcacatgtgtgtgcagttTTAAGATAACAGTTTGACCATTCAAtcataaataattattaattttattgaaacacaataaCTTAAGACTAGTACAGTGATATCAAATTTAATTCTCTGAGCCCTGGACAAACCAGTGATGAGAAACTGCACCAATCTGCTCTGATGTAAAGAGACTGTACACAAAATACTCCTTTTCAAGTACTGTAACAAATTGTCTAGAAAAAGGTCATCAaaatgctgcacaataataaacTATTTACAAAATTATgttacatgtaaaaaaaaaaaaaaaaagtacattgcTAAGAAGGCTAAACATTCATTGAGTTTGTGAGTAATAAATCAACAGACGAGTCAAATGCTTGATAGACATCCACACCTCTCAGAGTGGGTTTACACACGCAAACAGAATTAAGTCTCTTTGTGCTTACGAGGACAGTAGCAGGAGAGGCCTTAtgaaatacacagacacacttaaTGGACAAAGAACGTTGGCCACAAATCTGtaaagtcttcacatatctggTTCCAAGCTGTACATCTCGAGGCAGTGCTGAAAACAAACACGCATGCGGCTTTTGGCTTCCATTTGGAGATCAGAATGAATGTTGCATAGGATAGGTGAGAAAAACATGGAAAGTCGCGCTGGACTCCATGACCCCAGCTTTAAGCACCCCTCCCAGAAGGCAGGCTGGGAGGCTTAAAACAAAAGTATGATATTCGTAATTCTTTAAGCTACTGAAATAATGGCAAACCACTTTTCATTATCATTCAACCACAAGTACTTTTATCTCACCTCTGATTAATTATATTAATATAaacaaagcagcatatgcaCTAGTTTTCCATAATTAGCTCAATATGTAGTTATGACAGTTTTGTTCATCACAAATCACATAAAAACAGACAATAAGTGTGGCAGAAGCACAGTTCAACGATGTGGATGaggtataaaaaaaattaaagacttTTTCTTAAAGTTCCCCTCACCCGATCAACCATCAATAAGTTAAGTTCGGGTATTGAGCACCACAACACATCCGAATCTTTTTCTTGATAGTGGTCCAAATATTTACACCATCTTCTCAgttcacacatgcatacaaaagCACTACTTCTCTTTCATGTGTATTCAATCATGCGGCATTGGTGAATAATATGATGAGAGGTCCGCATCACTCCTCGACAACCGCAGTCGCTCGAGGTGAGAGTCGACTCAGAGCCCTGTCAAGTTTACAGCCATTTAGAGGAATAAAGAATCCGCTAATGCATGTAGAAAATAGTAAGGCATTGTTTGTTAGAATTCAGTCCAGCACCAAAAGGGTTCTGTGCTACAACCGCCTGCTTGGGGCTAATGTGCATGGAGATCTCAAATGTTTACTAAGGGGGTTGAAGCATGAGCTCACAGACTTGCACGGTGAAGTTGTAACACAGCTAGAGGAGAAGAATGCCTCAAAAAGGACAAATCTAGCTGTGGTGGATGATAACTTCCCATTAAGTGCCCTTTccatttaaaaatctttttgtgAGAACTTTAAAGGGATTCTGTAAAAGAGATTTTCATCTGTGCAGTTTTTTAAGTTACTTTACAGATGctgtggattaaaaaaaagaaacaaaaagcttTTCTCAGGAAGTAAgtgtttatatttgtctctttaGCCAGTAAAACCTACATGTTATCCTTCTAGATTTACTGGAATAATAATTTCTCAGCTATAATGCCATATTATAACCTCTGTGGACCTTAAAGAAAAAGTGCAATATAATAAAATACCAAAACAAAGTGTAAGTAGGTTTTGTGATAAGAACTTTTGATTCAACTAACTAAGCTTGCCTTCATAAGGTTCTTTCTTAAAACACGGTGTAGACAAAGCTTTGCTACAGTATTTGCTTACTTCTCTGGTACCATATAGAAAGCCATCAGTTCCCATCCTTCATGTCCACAAACACGCTCGGCTATGGCAGGTAGGAACTCATCGCTTAGTTGGTTTTAATGGACACGTGTCCTTCGATggactcttttttttgtctttgctagTTTGGGATGGACAACTAATGAACTCTCTGAGAAGTCTGTTGGAGTGAGATCAGGCATGCTATGAGACTGAACATTCACTTTGGCTCGATTCATCCTCCAGTGATCACACAGGCAACTTCAGCaatggaagaggaggaggagcaagaAAGTGGCTGGCTGTTCCTCCATCCATTCAACCCACAGCAGCATATATGTTTTCAGAAGGCTGAAGTACAGGGTTCACTCACGCTCCAGAGCTGAGGGCCTGTATCACCATCTGCAGGCAGCTCTGGCACACTACAGCTTGGCAGGACCCGTAGTGTCTTAGCCTGGTGTCCTTGGACCGATGCTGCAGCCTTGTGGAGGATGGAGGACTCCTGGCTGGTGTTTTAAGTACACTGATGGCTGGTGATGATGGTAATGATGAAGCCTCGCCAACAGCAACAGGCTGCGTGCTTTTCTTCTGTCTGTCTGGAATACATGTCAGGCTCCAGAGAGAGGAGCCACGGGCCACAGTggtgaagggaaaaaaacacaaaaaacaggacaaacagCGCAGTGCAGTAGAAACTTCTGTTGCCCGTTTACTGAAATgcaatttcacttttttttctttccttttttaaagtatttgggTTACCTGCACCCAAATTAAGGTGGCTGGATTTTGTAGCATGAAATTCAACCCTCAAACGGAAGTTCTCACACTGAGAACAGTTCttattatttaaaagaaaaaaattttttttaaagtgatgcCGGTGTTGCCTTCAGATAGCATCACAAGGTCGACTCCAGCGATGAGTCCAGGATGTCATCCTGGTGGCTGTTGCTGTTGGAGTCGCTGTCGTAGCTCTGTGGGCTCGACGAGGTCGCTGCCTCCTTCAGACGCATCAACATGTTCATCTGTCGGCACAACTAAGTGTCAGTTCGACTGAGCTTTATGCACGAAGCAGTTTCTTTCACACACAGGTTATAGTAGACACTGTGCATTtggtttaaatggtttaaatgcTCAGAACAGAAACAGGCATCACAGTCTGCTCTTTACTCACCAGTGGGTCTGCGTCACTGTCACTCTGTGGCGGCTCTTTTCTGACTCCTTCTCTCGGGGCTGAGTAGCCATCGAACCCGACATCCTCTGGCCGGAGCTGCAGCAGCGGGGGCCAGTCACCTGGAGGGGGGGTTGCTGACCACGGGTAGGTGTCAATAACCCAGGCAGCTGGGTCTTCCCATGCAGCTCTGCGGCCATACAGCTACAGAGAGAGACGAACATCAGAACTGTGACCCAGAGAAGCTTCGAGGTGGACAAAGAATTTAGGACAAcagttttgaaaaacaagtttgtTGCTGAGGTTCAGGTTTATGAGTAATAACTAAAAGTTACAGCAGACAAGAGTGAAAGCTGGAACATATGTGAACAGAAATGAAAGAAGACACAGCTTCTGATTCTTTGATGAAATGGGAAAAATGTGAAAGAGAAGAATGGTAATATGTTTAATAACTCTacaaacaaaaactaagccCAACCTGCAGTCCCTCACGCACTGCCTCCAGCATGTAGGGGATGATGGAGTAATTCCAGAGATCAGTAAACCAAACCCTGGAGCCTTCCACGTCCATGGGACATGACAAGAAGAGACGGGGTCCTGCAAACCACAGAGCAGAGGTATAAATAGTGCTTCCACACTGGCATCTATGCACTCCCTGTTCTCTCCCGTGCTCTCACCAATAGTGACATCAGAGGAGCTGTGTGTCTCCAGGAAGCGGTTGAGGTGGTGCCAGACCCGCGGGACCCAGTCAATAATCTTCACCAGCTCTACGTTGCGTGTTCGGCTGCTGATTTCCATCTCGATCAGCTTCCTTCTCAGGTAGCGGCCAAGGAAACCTTTCACTGGCTCCATGTGGTTGACACACAGCACCCACCTGATCAGAGATCACACAGGCATATTAGGACTCAGAAATATAACATCCTACCGCCTGTCCTGAAGGGAGAAGCTGTAACTATGATCATGTGAATCTAAGCATTCAGTTGCCAGGCTCTACAACGACAGCCTACAACATAATCTATTTCTCAAGCCAGGGAACCAGGGTTTTCTCAAAAACCTGTCTGACCAGAAGCTTTAGAAAACAACCATGTTTTGGGGGGGTGCAAACTGCTCtgacatatataaataattgtTGCCCTAATATTACAGTTTTATATTTGTAGCTGTTGTTTACAGTTTTGCAAactaaacatccatccatccattcgcttccgcttatccttttcagggtcgcgggggacgctggagcctatcccagctgtcatagggcgagaggcggggtacaccctggacaggtcgccagtctgtcgcagggccaacacacagggacagacaaccattcgcactcacattcactcgcacattcacacctaatggcaatttggattttccaattaacctatccctacaagctgcatgtctttggacggtgggaggaagccggagtacccggagggaacccacgcaaacacggggagaacatgcaaactccacacagaaagaccccggcctgatgttggaattgaactcaggaccttcttgctgtgcggcaacagtgctaaccaccgtgccaccgtgctgcctgcaaactaaacataaagaattaaattcaatatattcaAGAGTCAACCCAACACTTACTTAACCCTAGAAAAATTAAATATCGGAGCTCTTAGAGGTGACAAATTCAGCTGTTACCTCCTACGACCCACTAAAGAGGAATTCCTCTGCAATGTAGCTTTTTGTGCTTGTTACATTTTGCAGACTGGGTTTAACAACCAGCATGTAGAGAATCTGTGTGCATGTTTACTTTGCTGGACTTGTGATCCACGTTGAAAGTGACGACAGCATTTGGAGTTAGCGGTCGGccctccagcagcagcaggtgatgCAATAGCTGATTGGCCAGGTAGGTCTTTCCTGTACCGTTATATAAGTTGTTGGTATTTATGCTTGTGCTGgtgcattttgttttaattactgTGTGGTTGGGTCTCTGTGTTTTATAAGCAGTGCCAGCCgatagaaacaaataaaacgcTGGGGTTTCCCCCCCCAGGTCTTTGctctttgctctttgttgtGCTCATTTTGTTTTCGGGTGCACACATATTTGTCCGTCTAGCTGTTCCAATTCTTTTTACATTCCTTCAGGTCCATTCTGGCAGTTTCAGCAGGCTTCCTCCAGGAATTTGCTGACATTTCTAATTTCTTATATTGATGCTATGACATTTATTCTTTATACTGAGGGGATGATTGTTACTCTCTCACTGATAAATTCAAAAACGGGGGTGAAAAGTAGccagaaaaacagaagaagaatcaACTGTTCTGAACAGGCCTGTCACTGTAGCTGTGGGTTGCATGGAGCCAACCTGTAGTCACATTTCTAGGGAGGTGCATGTCAGGTTAAGCTGTAGGGTTTACGTAGCTATGGTATAAATCCCCAGTTTACCTGAAGTTGTGGTGAAGCTGCAGGTTGGGGGCAGATGAAGTGGCTTGGCTCATGGTGCCGATAATGTAAGGGCTGAAAGGCAAGAAAAGTACATCATTTCATGAAGTTACTAAACACGTTGAGAGGGATTTACTCTGCTTTAATCTGACGTAACTCCCTGAGCTGTTCTAACAGGGGTTTTCTTTCAGCTCAGTTCATTTGAGGTAAAGTGAAGCCAACCTGCTCTACAGAACAACTGTACacattttcaaataaatgcGATACTTCTAGTCTTTATTGAGTAATAACACTAAGCATGTATACAAAATCCATTCAAGCTTTAGGAGGACTGTGCAGATGGAATGTGTAGTGAACTGACCTGTGCTGGTAGTTGCAGTTGAACAGACCATTGAAGATTTCTCCCAGGGAGCTGACATGGTGGAGGTTGTCCAAGATGACCACTAGAGGGCTCTCTGCCCCTGAGACACTGCTGCACTGCTCGGCCAAACCTGATAAGTACTGACGCAGCTCCTACAAACACATAGATTACGTTTTACATCTCTTAAGCCAGGGAACAAGTTGTTTCTCAAAAACCCGTCTGACCAGACGCTTTAGAAAACAACcatgttttgggggggggtgcAAACTGCTCTGACATATTGAAATAATTGTTGCCCTAATATTTGTAGCTGTTGTTTACAGTTTTGCAAACTAAACATAAAGaattaaattcaatatattcaAGAGTCAACCCAACACTTACTTAACCCTAGAAAAATTAAATATCGGAGCTCTTAGAGGTGATAAATTCAGCTGTTACCTCCTACGACCCACTAAAGAGGAATTCCTCTGCAATGTAGCTTTTTGTGCTTGTTACATTTTGCAGACTGGGTTTAACAACCAGCATGTAGAGAATCTGTGTGCATGTTTACTTTGCTGGACTTGTGATCCACGTTGAAAGTGACGACAGCATTTGGAGTTAGCGGTCGGccctccagcagcagcaggtgacGCGATAGCTGATTGGCCAGGTAGGTCTTTCCTGTACCGCTGGGGCCTGACAGGATGACGCGCCTGTGCTCCTTCAGCAGGGAGACGTAGCGCTGCAGCATCGGCTTGGGGATGAGCGTGTCGAACACCAGCGAGTCCACGTTTTCACTTCCTGCACCTGTACACGGACACATATATTCATGTCATGGGAGGTTAGCAGTTTGCAGAAGATGACTGAGTTTGTCAAATATCTTAATGTTATTTTCTTTAGTTCAGTTAGCTAAAATCCTCTACCTTTCATAACCAAAGTGtattaattagattttttaatCAATCAATAGTTTGTTTAAATTCAGATAATTTAATGTATCACAattaaaaatcctttttttgACAGCTTTactcattgtttttgtttgtttgttttttttacagtgaaataaaatgttttattcatttattgaaCCCAAGACATATTTTAAGTTTTAGCacaaggtgttttgttttgatttattaCTGTGGGAAACCTTTCTCTTAAAAACtactctctctatatatatatatatatatatatatatatatatatatctatctatctatatatatatatatatatatatatatatatatatatatatatatatatatatatatatatctatatctatatatatatatatatatatatctatctatatatatctatctatctatatctatctatatctatctatatctctatatatatatatctatatatctatatctatatatctatatctatatatctatatctatatatatatctatatctatatatatatatctatatatatctatatctatatatctatatctatatatatatctatctatatatatatctatctatatatatatctatctatatctatatctatctatatctatatctatatatatctatatctatatatatctatatctatatatatctatatctatatctatatctatatatatctatatctatatatatctatatctatctatatctatatatctatatatctaatatatatatatatatatatatatatatatatatatatatatatatatatatatatatatatatatatatatatatatatatatatatatatatatatatatatatatatatatatatatatataaataaaatatctctaTCTATCTTTCATCCCTTGATGAATTTAACATGCTGGCGATCAGCCACATTTCCATTGAGCTCATGGAAACTGAAGGCTGCGATGCGAACTCATTGGGACCAATGAGCATGCTGAGAGGTTGGTACCTTTGAGCTGGATGTTGATAGTGTTGTCTCCCACCAGGTAGCCGCACGGCAGCAGCTCAGGCGTGTTGGCGGCACTGGGGCTGCTGGGCCGATGGATTTCTCCAATGTTGTATCCCTGCACGCTGTCTGAGCTCAAGCCTAGCTGGCTCACTGGATCCACATGGGTGATGTACTCCTGTCAGAGATAAAGCATTTAGCAGCTTTCTAAGGACTGAAATGTTTCTGAATGAGAATGTTTTGTCCAAAAACATGAAAGTGAATGGAAGGAAATTATGTTTATACAATATAGGAAGTATAAATGTGTCAAATACAGCCAACCATGTTTTGTCTCTATCTGATTCTTAACCATTTTCCTGTCTTTACCTTGAAAAGGCGTCGGACTACTCCATCCAGGACATCCCACTTAGTTTTGCCACTAACACCGATGCAACCAATAAGAAAATGTCGAGGTCGAGCCTCCTGTGatggaaaaattaaaaaagttgAATATACCAAAAGCCTACAGATAAAATTAAAACCTAAAAACAACCAGAAAAGCGTTTGTTACATTAGTCTCACCTCTCCCCACTTGCTGTCTTCATCCAAGCTAACGACAATCCTCACGTGCCGCCCCTCCTTCCTTCCTCCTTCTCCGCCCGTGTCATCCAGCAACATGTCTGACCGGAAGACAACGTTACATGTGATTTCTCCATTGTCAGTGTTACACATTAAAACATTTCATTGTTAAATACACTGGAGTAATGTATCATCCTGAACTGTGCAGGTCCTGTCTTACCCAGGCTGGTGGACTCACTGGCCGTGAGGTTGAGGCCATGTTGGGAGAGCCCTGGTGCAGGCCCTGGGGTGTGGCCGTGTGTATGAGGGGGAGGAGAAGATGAGATGGAGGCCTGGGAGCCCGTCCTGCTGCCCTGGTTCTCCAGCTTCAGACGGTCATTCTCCGCCTTGAGCTTCTCAATCTCCACCTGCAGATAAACATCCGAAAATAATCTTTTATGTACATGTATGTATTCACCCTTCCCTCATGTCAATTAAACTGTTagcattaaaaatgcattaaactAAACATTAGAAATCAATAACGCTTTAGTCACATGAGTACAGCAACAATTATATGCAATCAGACATTCAATGTTTACATCCATCTCAATGTGAAGCATACTCAGTAAGCTCAGTCTGAAATTTGCAGACCTGCATGCGGTTCATGGCCTCGCGGAGTTGATCAAGCTGATGTGCAGAGCTAAGAGCCTCCAGGCGGATGTCAGTTAGTTTCATCTCCTTCTCTCTGAGCTCACTGCGCAGCTGCATCACCGTCTCAGCCTCGCTGTCCAAACACTCCGACAATCTGTATGCGCACACAAGGCAATGCAGTTTGAAGCATTAACATAGTGCAATTTGAGCAGTTTTTTGTCACATGCAGATGTTGAGCTAGTACACACAGTGTGTTGGAGTGCGTGTTCCTGAGCATGTGGCCTGTGGCCGAGGTGCCATTGTGAGGCAGCTTGGGAGAGGATGGCAATGAAGAGTCCGTCATCTCCTCGATGTCAGAGTGAGAGGAGGCCGACTTCGGAGATTTCTTCTTGCTGAATGCTTGTTTGAAGGAACTTCGcaactgcaggaaacaaaaagaagaaagaaagcaagGCGATGAACAGGTGAGGTTATTAGAAAAGCTGTTGAGAGGGGAAGTAGTGGGAAAACTGCAAGTGAGTCACAGGGAGAAGAAATAGGGGGAAACTGTCTTATGACTGACTCAGAGCTACAGCCCCAAACACAGTGTAATGTGTTATGTTTACACTCTTATGTAAAcatatttgttttcttcttcttcatgttagTAATTTATTTAAGGTGTTTTGGCAATCTCCTACAAGAACCACAAGCATTATGGTTCTTCTGAcattttcaggtgaatttttccTTAAAGAGCCAGCTCAAGCGTCATGAGAGCAgctttcagggagaagtagtgtTAGAAAGGAGAAGAAAGGCACTACAGTGACAGCAAAGTGCAGGAAAGGAAGAAGAGGGCCGATGTTAGTAACCTATAAAAAGTGCAGGGGTTAGGCTTCTTTCCTTTCATTTCACATAGCGTACCATTCTTACCTCATACACCTGCCACATGAAGCGAAGCACAGgaagacagagagacaaaacagcACATGTTCATATGGGTTTGGGGGTGATAATGTGTTATGGTGGGACAAACAGATTAAACTAGAGATGCCTACAGGACTAGAGATTTTATTTGACTTCCAGGCAGCTGCAAGCTAATTCTACATCATAGCCACCATGAAGCGAGGAGTCTTTCATGATCCATTATATACTCTCCAACACACGCTGCCCCCATGCACTCAACACATCACTCACTGTATGAGCAGCACCTGCATGGAGGAGGCTCCTGTGGGGTCTCATCTATCCAAGCAGTGGTATTTTATTATCACTGTGACCTAAGGCAGGAAACTCTAGAGGATCTGATGTCTAAAAGTGCTACATTGCTCTTCCTGACATTTGACAACATCTGGATTGACAAGCACAGGTGGCCAAACACATTGTTTCAGTCAAccaggaggaagagagggaggaagaaaagTTTCGTACTTCATCATCTCTGACTTGTCCTCCGGTGCACAAAAAAGTctttcaacaacaaaaaattttTAAGTGTCATATTTGTTGTATgatcactaataaaaaaaaacactaatgaCTCAACATTGGGACAACACTCTATCCAGAAAGCATTACTACATAATTTACAGGTCAAAAGACAACTACTACATTTAGCTAAATATCAAGGTAAAACGCTGATGTTTTCTGATCTCTAAAATAACCAGTCAAATCCATCATTACTTGCTTTTCAACAACACTGAGCCTATGAAAATACTGTTTGTAATCACCTTCTCCCCAGTCAAAGAACGCTAAAGAGGAGAAACACAAAGATGTGTCACCcacacaaatatgaaaatgcagatacacaagacaaaaaaaaaaaaaagttaaaaaatggCTGCTTGTTGTCACACAGTGCAATCACCTCCTTGTACATAATCTATTTAAACTGCTGGCTTCTTACCCagttctttttgttcttctttttgtttttagcgtCAGCATCCATGTTGGAGCCCACACTCGAGTGGCTGGTCGCGCTGGCAACACTGCTGACGCTGTCGGAGGAGTGCTGTCTCTTGATGCGCAGATCTggctgctggttctgttgctgctgctgctgctgctgtggactGCCATTACTGCCAGCTAGGGAGACAGAGGATGGGGAAAAGATGTATGGCATTACAATGTGTCCCATGATGACCTTTCTCCCAGACATGTCTATACAGAGCCTCTATACTAGAGTGCCTTTGCATGATTCCCAGTTAATAATCCTGATATTATTGGCACAAATTCAAATTGCTGTACTGAGGCGTTACTGTTATTTTCTGTACCTGTGCGATCCCCTTTAGGTGTAAGTTCAGGTGTGTTAATGACTCCATTGATAGCAGCCTGAGCAACAGCGTTCTGCTTTTTCAGAAGCTCGATGGTCTTCCTCAACTCATTCAGCTCGGAGTCCTGTACAGAAAAAACATGATGATCAACCTAACAATCATCTACAGAGACTTTGTGCACAGTAGTTTTCTTTCAAACATCAGaaaccaaacatttttttctttttttcttttctgtttttaccttCTGCTCGGCCGTCAAGGTGAGACTCTTCAGCCTTATGGTCATGTTGCCCAGAGACTGTTCAAACGCTGCCACCAGGTGAGCCTGACAAGAAACAATCAAATTGCATCTTAACAACTCCTTACATAACATGGCAaatatacaaatacacaaatttTAGCTAACTTCAGAGAGCTAAGTGGTTCGTGTATAAAGAATTGTATCCCAAGTCTGTTTTATAATATCCTGCAAGTGTATGAAACAATCTTGATTTAATAAACAGAGACAATAAGAAAATGAACGGCCTACTTTTTGGATGAACGGAAAAAAGTGAGACACGTTAACCTTGAGGCTAAAGCCCAAACATGTTAGTCAATCCATCTTCAcaccaaaatgaaaacataaccaAACCCAAATAATATACTAACCAATAATGTCCTGGGAAAAAATATTATCTTCTGGAGAGGGCACATTACGAGTACAACTATGACAAAACTGTTCCAAAAACAATCCTTGGATCCTTGGCTCATTCAAGGCCACAGACAGTCAACGATTGGTCAGACCTAGTTTAACTCTaggtggtgttttttttttttttttacacgacCTTCTGAGAAAGAGGTAACTTGGGTATGTGTTCACAGTTCAAAAGAAatacagacacagacatgacatgtcaaagaaaaataatgtgAGTGCCAAGGATTAAAACTGGAGACAAATTTACAACAAAAGACTTGAACTATTCCTTTTGAGTGACATGGATCATTATGGTGATTTAAACAGTTAGACATGGGTGAACTTGCTCATCCTTCACTATTATGTTCTGGGCTGTGAATATAAATGTTCCGCGGACGCCTGTAGAAATGTGTGTGAGAGTTGAGCACAGTGCTGACTGACATGTGATTCAAGTCGTGACTTTTTAGAGCAGCCTCCAGGGCTTCAAGGTGTGTTCAGATAATTCATCATGcatataaatacatttgaacAAAGCCCACCTCCCCAATACCAGCTCCTGTCTGCTCCGTCTGTGCTTATCTTTCAACACTCGTGTGCACTTTGTGTATCCAGGCGTCATCGACAACAAATCTTTACTCCACATCTGGGACAAACCCTCGGCATTGTGCTGGGACTTGACACTGCTGTAATGTAACACCTCTGCCTTGCTTCCATATCTCTAATCCACAGTGAAACTACTAGCAAGCGCCCACTCAGGCTGAAGATTACCAGCTGAGCGTGGCAGGACTTGTGCAATACAGGAGCAGGGTTGGCAGAAATGATCATGTCTAGAGATGCTTAAAGAGATGTTCTGATCATTCTACCAGTTGTAAAATGATACCTGTAAGAGATATCCCCTCAGTCTGAATAAGTGTTTCTGCCTGTATTTGGAAAATGTTCAGGAATTTGAGAAAACGCTGGCATTTTAAAGAGCTCAATATGTTTGTTAAAACTTCTCTAATTAGCAGTTAGAAATGAGCATATATGGAAATTATTTGACATATAATGGCTTATTTAGCTTAATCtttggaaaataaaaactatatactatatataataaaaaggtttttttaaCCCCTTTGATAGTTTTGACAGATGTTCTTCAACAGTTTGGGTTTGCATGTTCTTAAGTGCTTGAGGCCTTACATTTGCACTCAGTTGTGTTGTCAAGGCTGAAACTTTTTCCTGGGAGGCATCCAACTCCCGCCGAAGCTTGCGAATCTGAGgatttacaagaaaaaaaaaatgccatgaCATCAAAAGGCGCCAAAACAAAAGCATACACACATAGATTTAAATACATGCATGCCTTCATGGAGCATGTA contains these protein-coding regions:
- the nav2a gene encoding neuron navigator 2 isoform X13, coding for MKLSVQLGIFPQRSASHSNQGTLSSWDDSSSVSSGISDNIDTDDINTSSSISSYANTPAAQRKGLSTQPVTDAEKHSASTPAHQTWSGDEVKRSDGRSDSGVRMETGSRWSRRNPSDISDESDKGGSGRKTPSVSHTGSWRRGMSTQVGVTSPRTKSTSSTGSTGSVSHKTHSSGKTDDVKVSEKGRLSPRSNGLHRSPSDAGRSSGDEAKKQTIPTSRTPTTHTLTNTVSEPHTQTHALTSRTPTSTFGFKKQGHGMVTMVTASGATITSGSATLGKMPKSGARSLSGGLKAGGQDGGTVLGHHDDGFLPMSARSTLQYRSLPRPSRSGAAARNGNRSSTSSIEAAVLSVTSHGKNSISIAKANGSASLLANQTDREKGVSEIDNLRSGVAMQSGGAATVPLTGRQQVSSPTLRRLFGGKPSKQAPVTTAESMKNSTVISNPHATMNHVATVLESPDGGLSCLDNETSSHLFGGRALGSGTGTLGSEQASSPGSVYSSTGPSNSLTWGTTLSSSSVQSRESTLGGHGGTGSVGFPSVSSMHTSSESIDMSLGSAGGGGHGTHREDTLSALGRTGSVKTGMSESPLSSPSASPIFSRNTLPRRQDSGPHCGRNTLPKKGLRYGPSPQLRGHEEARDWLRSHSTSGLQDSASNSPFSPGSSLTSPSGTRFNFGQLASSPTSSAQINLGGLRNNSLTNQDAPIDPCCDNRLRNSCMSLDEKTRTMSRSGSFRDGFEEVHGSSLSLVSSTSSIYSTNEEKSQSEIRKLRRELDASQEKVSALTTQLSANAHLVAAFEQSLGNMTIRLKSLTLTAEQKDSELNELRKTIELLKKQNAVAQAAINGVINTPELTPKGDRTAGSNGSPQQQQQQQQNQQPDLRIKRQHSSDSVSSVASATSHSSVGSNMDADAKNKKKNKKNWLRSSFKQAFSKKKSPKSASSHSDIEEMTDSSLPSSPKLPHNGTSATGHMLRNTHSNTLLSECLDSEAETVMQLRSELREKEMKLTDIRLEALSSAHQLDQLREAMNRMQVEIEKLKAENDRLKLENQGSRTGSQASISSSPPPHTHGHTPGPAPGLSQHGLNLTASESTSLDMLLDDTGGEGGRKEGRHVRIVVSLDEDSKWGEEARPRHFLIGCIGVSGKTKWDVLDGVVRRLFKEYITHVDPVSQLGLSSDSVQGYNIGEIHRPSSPSAANTPELLPCGYLVGDNTINIQLKGAGSENVDSLVFDTLIPKPMLQRYVSLLKEHRRVILSGPSGTGKTYLANQLSRHLLLLEGRPLTPNAVVTFNVDHKSSKELRQYLSGLAEQCSSVSGAESPLVVILDNLHHVSSLGEIFNGLFNCNYQHSPYIIGTMSQATSSAPNLQLHHNFRWVLCVNHMEPVKGFLGRYLRRKLIEMEISSRTRNVELVKIIDWVPRVWHHLNRFLETHSSSDVTIGPRLFLSCPMDVEGSRVWFTDLWNYSIIPYMLEAVREGLQLYGRRAAWEDPAAWVIDTYPWSATPPPGDWPPLLQLRPEDVGFDGYSAPREGVRKEPPQSDSDADPLMNMLMRLKEAATSSSPQSYDSDSNSNSHQDDILDSSLESTL